In Mesotoga infera, the following are encoded in one genomic region:
- the murD gene encoding UDP-N-acetylmuramoyl-L-alanine--D-glutamate ligase yields MLKGKIGFVGFGISNQKLLTTLVEERGPLSLFVSDSGAIAEEAKTLLKGHAIEFEESGHTDKLFGCDSFVVSPGVSPFSEVGSRIIDSGKYFTTELEVSLDRLWSKPRGTVIGVTGTNGKSTTVTMLNHIISGKKRRVFQGGNLGDPLAGVTGEDFDYYVLEVSSFQLRWFANEQKRFHLSVIINLGEDHLDYHKSLDDYFKSKLRLAKMTEGMTLLPEGIIDSYKESLADCKLRLFSMSNSGDDTFDREYLRISGVEFKTADLPYVGLHNFENTLVVLMISQLIGLPAEDVFQELKSYSFLSHRLQLVREFEGVKYYDDSKATNAHAVSAALRNFELSKTILILGGQEKDETYIELIEQLGQLKHVVMMGTSMKTLSAKLQMRGIPFSDAGDMADAVSISKRLAKDGDCVVLSPAGSSFDLYRNYGERGNHFREIVNALE; encoded by the coding sequence ATGCTAAAAGGAAAGATCGGGTTTGTGGGATTCGGAATATCCAATCAGAAACTCCTGACGACGTTAGTTGAAGAAAGGGGCCCACTATCGCTGTTTGTTTCCGACAGCGGAGCTATAGCAGAAGAAGCAAAGACACTCTTGAAAGGGCACGCCATAGAATTTGAAGAGAGTGGACATACCGATAAGCTGTTTGGCTGCGATTCTTTCGTCGTTTCTCCTGGGGTTTCGCCATTTTCCGAAGTGGGCAGTAGAATTATCGATTCGGGCAAGTACTTCACAACCGAGCTTGAAGTCTCTCTCGACAGACTGTGGTCTAAGCCCAGGGGAACCGTAATAGGCGTGACCGGAACAAACGGAAAATCGACAACCGTAACTATGTTGAATCACATCATCTCCGGAAAGAAGCGAAGGGTCTTTCAGGGAGGAAATCTGGGAGATCCTCTAGCCGGCGTCACGGGCGAAGACTTCGATTACTACGTTCTCGAAGTCAGTTCCTTTCAGCTCAGGTGGTTTGCAAATGAGCAGAAGCGTTTTCATCTCTCTGTTATCATTAATCTGGGAGAAGACCACCTCGACTATCATAAGAGCCTTGACGACTACTTCAAATCCAAACTACGGCTGGCAAAGATGACAGAAGGAATGACTCTTCTGCCAGAGGGAATTATAGATAGTTATAAAGAGTCGCTTGCCGACTGCAAGCTTCGTTTGTTCTCGATGTCGAACTCGGGAGACGATACTTTCGACAGGGAATACTTGAGAATCTCCGGTGTAGAGTTCAAGACGGCAGATCTTCCATACGTCGGTCTACATAACTTCGAGAATACACTGGTAGTTTTGATGATCTCACAACTCATCGGCCTTCCGGCTGAAGATGTTTTCCAAGAGCTGAAAAGCTACTCTTTTCTCTCCCACAGACTCCAGCTGGTGAGAGAGTTTGAAGGGGTGAAGTACTACGACGATTCGAAGGCGACCAACGCCCACGCAGTCAGTGCTGCTCTGAGGAACTTCGAACTATCGAAGACAATTCTGATTCTCGGGGGTCAGGAGAAGGATGAGACATACATCGAGTTGATCGAACAGTTAGGTCAACTGAAACACGTTGTCATGATGGGAACCTCAATGAAGACTTTATCTGCTAAACTTCAAATGAGGGGAATCCCCTTTTCTGATGCGGGGGACATGGCCGATGCAGTGTCCATAAGCAAACGGCTTGCAAAAGATGGCGATTGCGTGGTTCTGAGTCCGGCAGGGTCCAGCTTCGATCTTTACAGAAACTATGGAGAGAGAGGAAATCATTTCAGAGAGATAGTAAACGCATTGGAGTGA